CCCAATATATTTACTATTTACTGCTTATCCGGCTATACCCTTTTTTAAGAGCTTAATTTTTACTTTATAAAATAGTAAAGCTATCGAGCCGATTCATGATTATTACAGGCAGACTGATCAGAGTAAACCCTTGTTCCAATCATTGCTCCAGGACAAAGTGGGCAAAAATTTTCAGGGAAATTGTTATTTAGGGATTGATTTCCATCAATAAATGTTGTATAGTTTATGTATAAAATTAATTATTAATTAATAATTAATTTCTATTTTGAAAGGGGACTGAAACATGAAAAAATACGTCTGTGCTATCTGCGGCTATGTTCACGAAGGAGATACCCCGCCGGCCGCCTGTCCGCAATGTAAGGCGCCTGCTTCTAAATTTCTGGAAAAATCCAACAGTGCATTAAGCTGGGCGGATGAACACCGCATCGGTGTTGCTGCCGGCGTAGATGCAAAAGTTGTGGAAGATTTAAAAATGAACTTCATGGGGGAATGTACCGAGGTCGGCATGTATCTGGCTATGAGCCGTCAGGCCGATCGGGAAGGATTCCCCGAGGTGGCGGAAGCCTATAAGCGGATTGCGTTTGAAGAAGCGGAGCATGCCGCCAAATTTGCCGAGCTCTTAGGCGAGGTGGTATACCCCTCCACCCAAAAGAACCTGCAGCTGCGGGTGGACGCTGAGCACGGCGCCTGTCAGGGCAAGCTGGATCTGGCCAAACGGGCCAAAGAGCTGGGGCTGGACGCCATCCATGACACAGTCCATGAAATGTGCAAGGATGAAGCCCGACACGGCGCTGCCTTTAAAGGCCTGCTGGACAGGTATTTCGGCAAATAAAAAAACAAGGAGCATTGCCAAACTATTTGGCAATGCTCCTTGTTCATTTGATGCCTGATAAAAATCACACGGCGGAGTTCTCCGGCGCTTCTATGGCCTCCGCAGTTCTAACCGCTTTGCCTTGACTGTCATAATTAATGAACAATACGAACGTAATCACCGCAATGATCGAGTATTGCAGGACTCCGGTCAGCCACGAAACAATCAAGCCTGTAAAAAGGGCCATGTTTTGCCAGGGATTGCCACCCCAGAGAGCCACAAGCTGGCATAATACACTCAATGCCATCATAGGAAGAAACGGCAACAGGAAAGAAAGAAGTGTCTTCCACCACCGTCCGGCAGTGAGGGTCTGGCTGTAATGAATAGCTTCACGGGCCGACAGGGATTTTAAAATCATGCTGCTGGGGGCCAGGATATACTTATAGGTCTTATAAATTCCGGGAATGATGAGCAGCAATCCCCACAGCAAAAGGTAGACGACCATTAAAAGAACTCCTCCATACACGGGAAACAGCTTGGCATAGCTTTCTTTTAATAACTGGCCCAGGCTGACTTTGACGTCTTGAATCCTGCTGTTCAACTTAAGGGTGACCAATATCATCTGATAGGTTGGGATCAGCGTGAATAGCACCATCATCATGATAAACACGAGGATCGCCAGCACAGGGGCAGCCTGCACCAGCTGCGTGGTCAGAAACATCAGGAGGAACATACTTACGAGCACCAGTACAGTGAAAGCCAGAGAGGCAGCAATGAGAAATTTAAATTCCTTTATAAAGATGCGGACGCTATAACGGATAATTACGCTGAGACTCAGTTCTTTCTCGGTTAAGCTAACCAAATCAATGCACTTCCTTTAAAAATAATGCGCGGTACTAACAGAATGATTCTCTCATTCATCTAATAGTGTAATATTTTGTCATATAAAGGGGAATAAAGCAATAGTCTCATATAACGTTTAATCTACCCCGTCAAAATCATA
Above is a window of Acetonema longum DSM 6540 DNA encoding:
- a CDS encoding NADH peroxidase yields the protein MKKYVCAICGYVHEGDTPPAACPQCKAPASKFLEKSNSALSWADEHRIGVAAGVDAKVVEDLKMNFMGECTEVGMYLAMSRQADREGFPEVAEAYKRIAFEEAEHAAKFAELLGEVVYPSTQKNLQLRVDAEHGACQGKLDLAKRAKELGLDAIHDTVHEMCKDEARHGAAFKGLLDRYFGK